In a single window of the Niabella ginsenosidivorans genome:
- a CDS encoding glycosyltransferase: MLSIVVSSYKEHLYQELKKNIAATIGKDFIYELIQIKNKNRIGVCEAYNQGLEAAKYPHVLFLHEDLVFNTNSWGSILLNIFEADKKIGLIGIAGGTCKTKAPAPWWEINEANKYIFVRHGGKNKNELIRLGFGRQTREHIVRVLSVDGVFIGLRKSTNLRFNEQLKGYHQYDLGISMDAYIGGYTAVCTDLIDITHYSAGNVDKSWIETADVFFDLYGRYLPITIADDITVKQRKQLEKKNYTVFINRALEAGLKSIAKKYWWHLFWLKPLSGKTFALLKKILKK; the protein is encoded by the coding sequence ACCAGGAGCTAAAGAAAAATATTGCAGCTACTATCGGAAAGGATTTTATATATGAACTGATACAAATAAAAAATAAGAATCGTATAGGGGTTTGCGAAGCTTATAACCAGGGGCTGGAGGCAGCAAAATACCCCCATGTTCTTTTCCTGCACGAGGATCTGGTCTTTAATACAAACAGTTGGGGATCGATCCTGTTAAATATCTTTGAAGCCGATAAAAAGATCGGGCTCATAGGCATTGCTGGCGGAACCTGTAAAACAAAGGCCCCCGCTCCATGGTGGGAGATCAACGAGGCGAACAAATATATATTTGTCCGCCACGGGGGCAAAAATAAAAATGAACTGATCCGGTTGGGCTTTGGCAGGCAGACCAGGGAGCATATTGTAAGAGTCTTGTCTGTCGATGGGGTATTCATCGGCCTAAGAAAATCAACAAACCTGCGGTTTAATGAGCAGCTAAAAGGGTACCACCAATATGACCTTGGCATATCAATGGACGCTTATATAGGAGGCTATACTGCTGTTTGCACAGACCTGATAGATATTACACATTATTCTGCCGGGAATGTTGACAAAAGCTGGATTGAAACCGCTGACGTCTTTTTCGATCTCTATGGCCGGTATTTACCAATCACCATTGCAGATGATATTACGGTAAAACAAAGAAAGCAACTGGAAAAGAAAAACTATACGGTATTTATTAACCGGGCATTAGAAGCCGGATTAAAAAGCATTGCGAAAAAATACTGGTGGCATCTTTTTTGGCTGAAGCCATTATCCGGAAAAACTTTTGCGCTTTTAAAAAAGATCCTGAAAAAATAA